The DNA region AGACCCATTGCTGCGGCCATTCCGGAAAAGCGGGCAATCTCGATGGGCCCGGACATGGCTCGTAAAGAGGTACGCCCCGTAAAGATCCTTCCCACCACATTGAAGGTCAACAAGGTCAACTTGAGGTTCCGCTCGAATGAATGCTTCAGTGCCTGCAGGAATCCGTACTGCTCCAATTGCATGTACTCCACTGTCGTGCCAATGCGCCAGCGGTCCTCCATTTGAACGGCAGCAAAGGTCGTCTCGAAAACTTGGTTGTCTCTGAGGACTTCAAACTTAAGAGGGCTTCCCTCGGAGGCGTTGATCAGTCGGGCGCTTTCGTCAAATCCCACTGTGGACTTGTTCCCCATTGTGACTCTGACGATCTCATCTTCGGGCCGGAGTCCAGCCTCAGTTGCAGGGCTGTTCGGTTCAACTTCGGTGATGATGAATGGGATAAACGGACCCACTCCAATGTCTCCGGTTTCGATTCTTTCGCTTAAGGAAGGGGTGATGTTTTTGGTCAGAACCTGCCCTTGACGTTCAACTTCCAGCACCAGTTCCTGATTGGGACTGAGGCTGATGCCTATTACCAAATCTTGCCAAGTGGGGATCGGGTCACCGTCTATGGCCAAGATGATGTCCAGAGGTTGCAGGCCAGCCTGCTCGGCCGCCGATCCCTCCTGGACGCTGCCAATGACGGCCGGTTGCCGCATGTGTTTTGCAACGGAAGTCCCCAGCATGAGATTGGTGGTGACCAGGATCAGAGCCAGAATGATATTCATTGCCGGGCCTGCTATAGCTACCAGGAAACGATGCGTTTTGGGATGGCCCATGAACTCCCCAGGATCACCGGTGGGTTCCTCGTCGTAGTTCTCTCCGGCCATTTTCACGTAGCCTCCCAGAGGCAGGAGGCTAACCCTATAATCGGTGTCTCCCCGTTTAAAGCCGAACAGTCGACGGCCAAACCCGAGGGAAAAGACATCCACCCGGATTCCCAGTAGTTTTGCCGCTATGTGGTGTCCCAGCTCATGAATGAAAATCATCACTCCCAGCACAAAGAGGAATGCGATGATGCTAAAGCCGATAGAAGTTAACAAAGCCAAAATGTTTCGATCTCCTTAGTGCACTTAATCTCTAATTGTCCGTCGTGGTCTGGACACTTGTCAAATGAGGCTTCTGCGTTCGACTCGTATTCTCCTCCCGAAGCGGCGAAGGCGCGAGCCGAGAAGTTATGAATAGACCGAATCTATAGTCTCCTGTGCCATTTGGCGAGCCTCACGATCCGCCTCCAGTACGGTCTCCAAATCCTCCACGGCACGAGGAACGTGCCGGTTGAGCACCTCGTCGATCACTTCAGAGATGGACGAGAAAGGCAGAGACTGATCCAAGAAGCAGCGAACGGCGACTTCGTTGGAGGCATTGAGGGCGGTGGGGTAAGTTTGTCCATCATTCAGTGCCTGGTAGGCCAGACGGATACAGGGGAACTTATCCGTGTCTGGAGCATGGAACTCGAGTGCAGCAAGGGAAAGCAGGTCCAATCGAGGTAAGTTCGAGTTCCAACGATCCGGGTAGGCCAGGGCGTACAGAATGGCCGCCCTCATGTCGGTGATGCTCATCTGGGCCAGAACTGTGCCATCGATGAATTCAACCATAGAATGGATAATCGACTGAGGATGGATCACGATGGAGATTCGATCGGGTTGTACGCCAAAAAGGTGATGGGCTTCAATAACTTCCAGCCCTTTGTTCATCAAGGTGGCGGAGTCTACAGTGATCTTGGGCCCCATACTCCAGGTGGGGTGATTCAAGGCTTCTTCGACAGTGACCTGTTCCAGTTGTTGCTTGTTTTTGTGAAGAAAAGGTCCACCTGAGGCGGTTAGAACCAATCGATGAACCTCTCGCT from Candidatus Methylomirabilota bacterium includes:
- the rseP gene encoding RIP metalloprotease RseP, with the translated sequence MALLTSIGFSIIAFLFVLGVMIFIHELGHHIAAKLLGIRVDVFSLGFGRRLFGFKRGDTDYRVSLLPLGGYVKMAGENYDEEPTGDPGEFMGHPKTHRFLVAIAGPAMNIILALILVTTNLMLGTSVAKHMRQPAVIGSVQEGSAAEQAGLQPLDIILAIDGDPIPTWQDLVIGISLSPNQELVLEVERQGQVLTKNITPSLSERIETGDIGVGPFIPFIITEVEPNSPATEAGLRPEDEIVRVTMGNKSTVGFDESARLINASEGSPLKFEVLRDNQVFETTFAAVQMEDRWRIGTTVEYMQLEQYGFLQALKHSFERNLKLTLLTFNVVGRIFTGRTSLRAMSGPIEIARFSGMAAAMGLVPLLNFMALVSLQLGIFNLMPIPILDGGVIALLGIEGLIRRDLSMRVKERIFQVGFVFLILLMGIVIFNDLAKNLPILN
- a CDS encoding 1-deoxy-D-xylulose-5-phosphate reductoisomerase, with the translated sequence MKRLAILGSTGSIGKSALDLVDLYPERFRIVTLAAQKSVELLHQQCLKYRPELVALYDRDAAKDLKQRLPEMKVLSGVEGVIEAATHPHADVVLAGIAGAAGLIPTYEALLKKKDVALANKEILVMAGELIMPIVKSTQVNLLPVDSEHCALHQCLRGSEKREVHRLVLTASGGPFLHKNKQQLEQVTVEEALNHPTWSMGPKITVDSATLMNKGLEVIEAHHLFGVQPDRISIVIHPQSIIHSMVEFIDGTVLAQMSITDMRAAILYALAYPDRWNSNLPRLDLLSLAALEFHAPDTDKFPCIRLAYQALNDGQTYPTALNASNEVAVRCFLDQSLPFSSISEVIDEVLNRHVPRAVEDLETVLEADREARQMAQETIDSVYS